From Limnothrix sp. FACHB-406, the proteins below share one genomic window:
- a CDS encoding sensor histidine kinase KdpD, with translation MPLPSPALSDRPLDRQRIDRPTMNGWVLPTVGHLLAPLTPGAGPGTLSAEAQWQGATKAIAQIMAQSMEAADAIEAAFITDFAEALPSEAIDQGVVLLGPLPLFTGSWLDRLSVWTFSSHLWQSLWLLPSADGGEPCPEVTERAIGLAPVDPLAAESFCVVRMRDFSLALSLQEDSTGQLVFRFSFEPQAIAAVWQALRARVQLNAPQQLGPFDALAQQFPLVEPSYRIVSAFTERLLQALPAPSNPAHSEPRRRPLRASARPQPAKPAIDLELLQALAHSVRTPLATIRTFTRLLMRQQNLQDKAVNYIEKIDRECTEQINRFDLIFKAVELETSNSAHLSLTPIPLAQVFQSSIPRWQQQASRHNLELTVKLPHKLPTVASDPTLLDRMLAEIIENLARTLPAGSRIDMEAETAGSQLKVQLRYDAMGAATRLESLKSIGQLLTFQPETGSFGLNLHVTKNLFQAIGGKLTIRQRPQRGEVMTIFLPLQ, from the coding sequence ATGCCGCTTCCCTCCCCTGCTCTGAGCGATCGCCCGCTCGATCGCCAACGGATCGATCGACCAACTATGAATGGATGGGTGTTACCAACGGTGGGTCATCTGCTTGCTCCCCTTACCCCCGGAGCGGGCCCAGGAACCCTATCCGCCGAGGCCCAATGGCAGGGGGCCACGAAGGCGATCGCCCAAATCATGGCCCAATCCATGGAAGCGGCCGACGCGATCGAAGCGGCCTTCATCACGGACTTTGCGGAAGCCTTACCCTCCGAAGCGATCGATCAAGGGGTCGTGCTGTTGGGGCCCCTGCCCTTGTTTACGGGGTCTTGGCTTGATCGCCTCTCGGTCTGGACATTCAGCAGCCACCTTTGGCAATCCCTGTGGCTGTTGCCCTCCGCCGATGGGGGCGAACCCTGCCCGGAAGTGACGGAACGGGCGATCGGCCTAGCTCCGGTGGATCCCCTGGCCGCAGAATCCTTTTGTGTGGTGCGAATGCGGGACTTTAGCTTGGCCCTCTCGCTCCAAGAAGACTCCACCGGCCAACTGGTTTTTCGTTTCTCCTTTGAGCCTCAGGCGATCGCCGCCGTCTGGCAAGCCTTGCGGGCCCGGGTGCAACTGAACGCCCCGCAGCAGCTCGGGCCGTTTGATGCCCTGGCTCAACAGTTTCCTTTGGTAGAACCCAGCTATCGGATCGTCAGCGCCTTCACAGAGCGCCTGCTGCAAGCCCTGCCAGCTCCCAGCAACCCCGCCCATTCGGAGCCGCGCCGTCGCCCCTTGCGGGCCTCAGCCCGGCCGCAACCGGCCAAACCCGCGATCGACCTGGAGCTTTTGCAAGCCCTCGCCCACAGCGTCCGCACGCCCCTGGCCACGATCCGCACCTTCACCCGCCTGCTGATGCGCCAGCAAAATTTGCAGGACAAGGCGGTGAACTACATCGAAAAAATCGATCGGGAATGTACCGAACAAATCAACCGCTTTGACCTGATCTTCAAAGCCGTTGAACTAGAAACCAGCAACAGCGCCCACCTGTCCCTCACGCCCATTCCCCTGGCCCAGGTGTTTCAATCCAGCATTCCCCGTTGGCAACAACAGGCCAGCCGCCACAACTTGGAACTGACGGTGAAGCTACCGCACAAACTGCCCACGGTTGCCAGCGACCCCACCTTGCTCGATCGAATGTTGGCGGAAATTATCGAAAACTTGGCCCGCACCCTGCCCGCCGGTAGCCGCATTGACATGGAAGCGGAAACGGCCGGCAGCCAACTGAAGGTGCAATTGCGCTACGACGCAATGGGCGCGGCCACCCGCCTGGAATCGCTGAAGTCGATCGGGCAGTTGCTGACCTTCCAACCGGAAACCGGCAGCTTTGGCTTGAATTTACATGTCACCAAAAACCTGTTCCAGGCGATCGGGGGCAAACTCACCATCCGGCAACGGCCCCAGCGCGGCGAAGTGATGACCATCTTCTTGCCCCTGCAATAG
- a CDS encoding cysteine desulfurase family protein, translating into MQIYLDHSATTPPCDVAIAAAQRVMTELWGNPSSIHSWGDRSAMVLETARLQVATLINGDPTGVIFTSGGTEADNLAILGVAQRFTQPRHIISSQVEHSAIERTLERLEAQGWAITRLPVDRAGRVNPSDLALAIRPETVLVSIIFAQSEVGTLQPIAELGTITRRSGALFHTDAVQAVGRVAVDLQTLPVDLLSLSSHKIYGIQGAGALWARPGINLAPQLLGGGQESKRRSGTQALPAIAAFGAAAERMAQTWETEAQRLGQLRDRLFERLAPLPALHPTGDRLHRLPHHVSFCLRGRLPLPSGRDLVRQLDRAGIAASSGSACSSGSLTPSPTLLAMGYDSAEATAALRLSLGQSTTEADIDWTALVLAQVLERLGVGQPNGGDRDSQRSVLGCATPGPCRYT; encoded by the coding sequence ATGCAAATTTATCTAGACCACAGCGCCACCACGCCGCCCTGTGATGTGGCGATCGCGGCGGCCCAACGGGTGATGACGGAACTATGGGGAAATCCGTCAAGCATTCATAGTTGGGGCGATCGCTCGGCCATGGTGCTGGAAACGGCGCGGTTGCAGGTGGCGACGTTGATTAATGGGGATCCCACGGGGGTGATTTTCACCTCGGGGGGCACGGAGGCGGACAATTTGGCGATCTTGGGGGTGGCCCAGCGGTTCACCCAACCGCGCCATATCATTTCCTCGCAGGTGGAACATTCGGCGATCGAGCGAACCTTGGAGCGGCTGGAGGCTCAAGGCTGGGCGATTACGCGCTTGCCGGTCGATCGCGCCGGACGGGTGAATCCGTCGGACTTGGCTTTGGCCATTCGCCCGGAAACGGTGCTGGTGTCGATTATTTTTGCCCAAAGCGAGGTGGGAACCCTGCAACCGATCGCGGAGTTGGGAACGATTACCCGGCGATCGGGCGCATTATTCCACACGGACGCGGTGCAGGCAGTGGGCCGGGTGGCGGTGGATTTGCAAACCCTGCCGGTGGATTTGCTGTCCCTCTCCAGCCACAAGATCTACGGCATTCAAGGGGCTGGGGCCCTGTGGGCACGGCCGGGGATTAATTTGGCTCCCCAGTTACTGGGCGGTGGCCAGGAGAGTAAGCGGCGATCGGGAACTCAGGCCCTACCGGCGATCGCGGCCTTTGGGGCGGCGGCGGAACGCATGGCCCAAACCTGGGAAACGGAGGCTCAGCGGCTTGGTCAACTGCGCGATCGCTTGTTTGAGCGTTTGGCTCCCCTGCCCGCTTTGCATCCCACGGGCGATCGGCTCCATCGCTTGCCCCACCATGTCAGCTTTTGTTTACGGGGACGGTTGCCCCTGCCCAGTGGTCGGGATTTGGTGCGCCAGCTCGATCGGGCGGGCATTGCCGCCAGCTCTGGATCCGCCTGCAGCAGCGGCAGCCTGACCCCCAGCCCCACCCTGTTGGCCATGGGCTACGATTCCGCCGAAGCCACAGCGGCCCTGCGCTTAAGCCTGGGCCAGAGCACCACGGAAGCGGATATTGATTGGACTGCGTTGGTGTTGGCTCAAGTGCTGGAGCGATTGGGCGTTGGCCAACCAAATGGCGGCGATCGCGACTCGCAACGTTCGGTTTTGGGGTGCGCGACTCCGGGGCCTTGCCGATACACTTGA
- the rsmA gene encoding 16S rRNA (adenine(1518)-N(6)/adenine(1519)-N(6))-dimethyltransferase RsmA — protein MPKPRKRFGQHWLRSEKALAKIISAAELTPEDRVLEIGPGQGVLTRQLLDQAGAVVAVELDRDLCPELVKKFGQRDNFLLLQGDILTLDWPEQLAAFPNPQFQNPNKVVANIPYNITGPILEHLLGTIAQPRSQPFESIVLLVQKEVALRLVANLGSKHYSALSIRSRFLADCSWVCDVGAKAFSPPPKVDSAVVKIQPRPFPQSPQNVKRFETLLKLGFASRRKMLRNNLKSVVDLDQLRHTLVELAIPETARAEELSLEQWIQLSDRLVLGSLSIEIAAGEAEESMDNVAP, from the coding sequence ATGCCAAAACCTCGGAAACGCTTTGGTCAACATTGGTTGAGAAGTGAAAAAGCCCTTGCCAAAATTATTTCAGCGGCGGAACTGACCCCAGAGGATCGGGTTTTGGAAATTGGCCCCGGTCAGGGGGTCTTGACTCGGCAATTGCTGGATCAGGCGGGAGCAGTGGTTGCCGTTGAGTTAGATCGCGATCTTTGTCCTGAGCTGGTGAAAAAGTTTGGGCAGCGGGATAATTTCTTGCTGCTTCAGGGCGATATTTTGACTTTAGATTGGCCGGAACAGTTGGCGGCTTTTCCGAATCCCCAGTTCCAAAATCCCAATAAGGTGGTGGCCAATATTCCCTATAACATTACGGGCCCAATTTTGGAGCATTTGTTGGGGACGATCGCCCAACCGCGATCGCAACCCTTTGAGTCGATCGTGCTGTTGGTGCAAAAGGAAGTGGCCCTGCGGTTGGTGGCGAATTTGGGCAGCAAACATTACAGCGCCCTTTCGATTCGATCGCGCTTTTTAGCGGATTGCTCTTGGGTTTGCGATGTGGGGGCCAAGGCTTTTTCACCGCCACCTAAGGTCGATTCAGCGGTGGTGAAAATTCAGCCCCGCCCTTTTCCGCAGTCGCCGCAAAATGTGAAGCGCTTTGAAACGTTGTTGAAATTGGGCTTTGCCAGTCGCCGCAAGATGTTGCGCAACAATCTAAAAAGCGTCGTGGATTTGGATCAGTTGCGTCATACTTTGGTTGAGCTGGCAATTCCTGAAACGGCGCGGGCAGAAGAACTGAGCCTGGAGCAATGGATTCAGTTAAGCGATCGCTTGGTTTTGGGTTCTTTGTCGATCGAGATCGCAGCAGGAGAGGCGGAAGAATCGATGGACAATGTTGCACCTTGA
- a CDS encoding sulfite exporter TauE/SafE family protein, giving the protein MTDVVWQLLLIGLAAGLAGGLFGIGGGAIMVPAMVLWLGLDQKLATGTSLAAQVLPIGLLGAMVYYRNGNLNIKYGLLIVVGLLVGNYFGAIFANQPYISSALMKKLYGGFLLLIGLRYLTVR; this is encoded by the coding sequence ATGACGGACGTGGTTTGGCAATTGCTGCTGATTGGATTGGCGGCAGGGTTAGCGGGGGGCCTGTTTGGCATTGGCGGCGGGGCGATTATGGTGCCGGCCATGGTGCTGTGGCTGGGCCTAGACCAAAAATTAGCAACGGGCACATCCCTTGCGGCTCAGGTGTTGCCGATCGGGCTGTTGGGGGCGATGGTGTATTACCGCAACGGCAATCTCAACATCAAGTACGGGTTGTTGATTGTGGTGGGATTGCTGGTGGGGAATTACTTTGGGGCAATATTCGCCAATCAACCCTACATCAGTTCGGCCCTGATGAAGAAACTGTATGGGGGCTTTTTGCTGCTGATTGGGTTGCGCTATTTGACAGTGCGCTGA
- a CDS encoding MotA/TolQ/ExbB proton channel family protein: MIAWAILQAGGPVVVPLLLGSIATVTVAIERAWFWAQVRRDRSQLVPAVFELYGRDAKAAIARFQQYADGLPIARISLAALELHRPHPIAFRLALSAATQAERPQLRRFDLWLQTVTALAPLLGLLGTVTGLMGAFAGLDWAGEGPSRVNAGLSEALVSTAIGLVVALLALTLGNLFRAYARREQMAITRDCRTLERLYLHHYWHFNAPDRPGYRRRRRDRRDRSSPAQL; this comes from the coding sequence ATGATTGCTTGGGCTATTTTGCAGGCGGGTGGGCCGGTGGTTGTGCCCTTGCTGTTGGGATCGATCGCGACGGTGACGGTGGCGATCGAGCGGGCTTGGTTCTGGGCCCAGGTGCGGCGCGATCGATCCCAACTGGTTCCAGCGGTTTTTGAGCTGTATGGACGCGATGCCAAGGCGGCGATCGCCCGGTTCCAGCAATATGCCGACGGCCTCCCGATCGCCCGCATTAGTTTGGCCGCCTTGGAGCTACACCGCCCCCACCCGATCGCCTTTCGCTTGGCCCTCAGCGCCGCCACCCAAGCCGAACGGCCCCAACTGCGGCGCTTTGACCTGTGGTTGCAAACCGTGACGGCCCTGGCTCCGTTGTTGGGCCTGTTGGGCACGGTCACTGGCCTGATGGGAGCCTTTGCGGGTCTCGATTGGGCCGGGGAGGGCCCCAGCCGCGTGAATGCGGGTCTGAGTGAAGCGCTGGTTTCCACGGCGATCGGGCTGGTGGTGGCGCTGTTGGCCCTCACCCTGGGCAATCTGTTCCGGGCCTATGCTCGACGGGAGCAAATGGCCATTACGCGCGATTGTCGTACCCTAGAGCGGCTGTATTTGCATCATTACTGGCACTTCAACGCGCCCGATCGGCCCGGATACCGCCGCCGTCGGCGCGATCGGCGCGATCGTTCAAGCCCCGCCCAGCTCTAG